In the genome of Fundidesulfovibrio soli, one region contains:
- the recR gene encoding recombination mediator RecR, with protein sequence MAGLPKPLADLVGELSKLPGLGPKSALRAALTLLKWPEERTRGLGRSIHDLRDSLFICSGCAGLAESDPCPICADPRRTQESLCVVSEWDSLLALEETGLYKGRYLILGGLISPLDGVEPGSLEIERLQARLGEGNVREVILALGTTLEAEATASYIKNLLERQYPGVRLTRLAQGIPLGAEVKYVDKETLRQSMVHRQELG encoded by the coding sequence ATGGCCGGACTGCCCAAGCCGCTCGCCGACCTGGTGGGCGAACTCTCCAAGCTGCCGGGCCTTGGGCCCAAGTCCGCCCTGAGGGCCGCGTTGACCCTGCTCAAGTGGCCCGAGGAGCGCACCCGGGGACTGGGCCGCTCCATCCACGACCTGCGCGACAGCCTGTTCATCTGCTCGGGCTGCGCGGGGCTGGCCGAGTCCGACCCGTGCCCCATCTGCGCCGACCCGCGCCGCACCCAGGAGTCGCTGTGCGTGGTCAGCGAGTGGGACTCGCTGCTCGCCCTCGAGGAGACCGGCCTGTACAAGGGCCGCTACCTGATCCTGGGCGGGCTCATCTCCCCGTTGGACGGCGTGGAGCCGGGAAGCCTGGAGATCGAACGCCTCCAGGCCCGCCTGGGCGAGGGCAACGTGCGCGAGGTCATCCTGGCCCTGGGCACCACCCTGGAGGCCGAGGCCACGGCCAGCTACATCAAGAACCTGCTGGAGCGCCAGTATCCGGGCGTGCGCCTGACGCGCCTGGCCCAGGGCATCCCCCTGGGGGCCGAGGTGAAATACGTGGACAAGGAGACCCTGCGCCAGTCCATGGTCCACCGCCAGGAGCTGGGCTGA
- a CDS encoding YbaB/EbfC family nucleoid-associated protein: protein MKGMGDMLRQAQMMQRKMQQMQQDLANRQVEATAGGGMVTVKATGSQEILSVTIDKAVVDPADVEMLQDLVLAAVNDALKKARELQQSEMAGITGGLNIPGLF from the coding sequence ATGAAAGGCATGGGAGATATGCTGCGCCAGGCGCAGATGATGCAGCGCAAGATGCAGCAGATGCAGCAGGATCTGGCCAACCGCCAGGTCGAGGCCACCGCCGGGGGCGGCATGGTCACCGTGAAGGCCACCGGCTCCCAGGAGATCCTCTCCGTGACCATCGACAAGGCCGTGGTGGACCCCGCCGACGTGGAGATGCTGCAGGACCTGGTGCTGGCCGCCGTCAACGACGCGCTCAAGAAGGCCCGCGAGCTGCAGCAGTCCGAGATGGCCGGGATCACCGGCGGCCTGAACATCCCGGGGCTTTTCTAG